Sequence from the uncultured Flavobacterium sp. genome:
CTGATTTTGGCTTTTCTGAAGAAATGAATTTTGGAATTTATTATGTTGACGGACATACCGAAAAGCAAATGATTCCGCATATTAAATATCAGGATAAAACCATCGTTTTTTGTGCCGATTTATTGGCGACAGCAGGACATATTCCGTTGCCGTATGTTATGGGTTACGATACAAGACCTTTATTGACAATGCCGGAAAAATCTAAATTCTTGAACGCAGCGGCGGATAATAATTATTATTTGTTCTTAGAACATGACGCACACAATCAAATTATAACAGTTGAACATACAGAGAAAGGTGTTCGATTGAAAGAAGTATTTACTTGCGAAGAGATTCTTTAAAAAGAACTTTAAATCATAAAAAAATCCCATTTGCCGAGGCGAATGGGATTTTTTAGTTTTAACTAATTGTAATTATTCTACAATCACTTTTTTGGCAGAAGCCGCATCCTGATTGATTAAGTATACGTAATAAACTCCTCTTGGAAGTCCTGATAAATCGATTGTATTACTTGTATTTGCTGAATCTAAAGTAAAGGATCTTACAAGCTGACCTAAAGTATTATAAACAGTAGCTTTTTCTAAAGTTACATTACTAATGGTTACTTCTCCTTTTGTTGGATTAGGGAACATCACTACTTTTTCAAAAACAGAATCTTCAATGCCTAAATTTTTACAAGTTGTAGAATAGGTTGCTGAAGTTTCTTTAATTCCAGACCATTTTGAATTCGAAAATTCTACATTGTCAACCTGAATACAAGAAAGTGTCTTAATTTGCAAAAAGCTTGTATAATTCATAGGATCAACCATTTTTTTCCCAGTAACAGGTGGTACAATGAAGTTTTCATTATTTCCATTTTGCACATTTAAAGTTGTCAACGGATTAAGAACAAGATATACCAAAACTAATTTCTTATTTTGGGATAAATCCAGACTTGTAATATTATTTGAAGCCGCATTTAAACGTGTTAATTCTGTATTGTGGCTAAGGTCTAATGAAGTTAAATTGTTACTATAACATTGTAAAATATCTAACTTAAGATTGTTTGAAAGATTTAATGCTGAGATTTTGTTTAATTCACACAACAAAGTAATTAGATTGGCGTGATTTGATGTATCCAATGTCGTTAAGTTGTTAGATCCGCAAGAAATAATTTCTAATTCATTGTTTGCAGTCAGATCAAGTACGCTTAATGAATTATAATCAGCCGATAAGTAGTGAAGCTTTTTATTTTGCGATAAATCAATTGTTGAAATTTGATTTCCTGCAAAACTCAGGTTGAATAATTCTTTGTTTGTGCTAAGATCTAAATTGGTAATCTTATTATAATTTAAATCTAACTTAAGAAGTAAAGTGTTTTGACTAACATTGATTGTACTTAAGTTGTTAAGAGAAAGATCTAAATAAGTTAAAGATGTAAAATCTTCGATTCCGGTCGCATCAGAAATATTAGAATTGGAAAGATCTAAATAGGTAACTTTTTTGATACTAGCACTTAGAACTTTTCCATTCTTGCCGTCTTTGTCAATGTCTAAAGCAATCAGTTTATCTTCAAAATTAGGATCCGGAATTGAAGTGTAAGCATTACAATCTACATTATAACTTGCTGTTGCATCTTTAATGCTTGTCCAAGTTGTAGTTGCATAATCAGCATCTTCAACCTGAATACAAGTTAAATCTGCATTATTACTAAAGTTAGATCCTGAAGAAAAATTGGTTTTATCTCCGTTTTTCAAGTTTAAGCTCAATAGTTTATTATTGTTGCAATCTAAAGTTGCTAAAAGTTTGTTTTGAGATAAATTCAAATTTGAAATTAAATTCCCTGAACAATCCAGATTTTTCAGATTAGTAAAACCTTCTATTCCAGTTAAATCTTTAATAGAACTATTTGAAACGTTTAGCGTAAGCAATGATGAAATACTACTGTTTAAAACAGTTCCGTTTGTACCATCGGTATCGATTCCTAAATCAATTAATTTGGCTTCAAAAGCAAGGTCTGGAATAACAGTAACTGAAGAACAATCTACAGTCGAAAATCCAGCAGAAGCATCTTTGAAACTTGTCCAATATGTATTAGAATATAAAGCATTATCTACTAAGATGCACTTTAAAAATGGGTTGTTTTTAAGATTGATAGATGTATTTGTTATCGACTGATTGTTTCCATTCTTTAAGTTTATACTTGACAATTTGCTATCAGTACAAATTATTGCTGTTAAAGAAGTGTTTTTAGAAAGATCTAAAGTTGTTATTTGATTTGAAGAACACCATAAAGATCTCAATTTTTGGTTTTTGGTAACGTCGATATCCGTTAATTGATTTGATAAACAAGTAAAGTATTGTAAGTTATTATTATGCGAAACATCTATACTTGTAAAATTATTATTGTTGATTGATAAGTTTTCAAGTGCAATATTTTTTGAAACATCTAATGTTGTCAAAGTATTCCAGCTAACATTTAAATACGTTAAAGCTAAGTTTTGAGAAACATCAACGCTTGTTAATTTGTTTGACATAACACTTAAACTTGTCAACGAAGCAAAATCCTGAATTCCGGTTAAGTCTGTAATAAATGATCCATAAAGATCTAACTCAGTTATAGAAGAAATTTTAGAGGTTTCAATTTTTCCGTTCGGAGTTCCTGAATCAATTCCTAAAGCAATCAATTTGTTTTCAAAATTTACATCTGGGATCAAAGTATATAAAATACATTCAGTGTTGAAACTTGCCGTTTCATCTTTGAAAAATATACTAGTACTTGCGTTTGCAAATGATGGATTATCTACTGAAATACAACTTAAAGTTGGGTTTTTAACTAATAAAGCACCTTGGAAATTATTGTTATTTCCGTTTTTTAAGTTTAATGTTCTTAATTTATTTTCGGAAACATTAATGTAAACCAGTTTTGTGTTTTTAGAAATATCTAAGGTCGTTATTTGATTTTTATTAGCCTGCAAAGTAGTAAGTTCTGTATTCGCAGTCAGGTTCAAAGCTGTTAGATTATTGCCATGAGTGTATAATTCGATTAGTTTTGAATTCTTAGAAACATTCAAAGAAGACAAGTTGTTAAACTGACAATTAAGATATTCAAGAGCAGTAAAATCTTCAATACCTGTTAGATCGTTTATTTCGCTTAATTGAACATTTAAATCTGTAACTTTTGAAATTGATGCAGTTAGAACTTTTCCGTTTTTACCATCAATATCGATTTTCAAATCAATTAATTTTTGTTCAAAATTAGAATCCGGAATTAATGTAAAAGCATTACAATCTTCTGTAAAATAAGAAGTCTTGTCTAATTTTCCATTCCAATTATCATTAGAATAAATAGCATTATCAACCTGAATACAGCTTAAAGCCGGGTTTTTTGTAAAATTAACGCTAAACCAATCTAAGTTGGTGTTGAAACCATTTTTTAAGTTTAAAGTATTCAAAGCATTGTTTGAAAAATCAATTTTAATTAAAGCTGGATTTTTCACAATACTCAAACTTGTAATTAAATTATAAGCAACATTTACATCAGTCAATGCAATATTGTTGTCTAAACTTAGAGCAGTGATTTGATTTGTGCTAGAGTTTAAAACGCTCAATTTTTTGTTTGCACTAATATCAAGAGCTGTTAAGGAATTAGTAGAACAGTTTAAAGTTGTCAAAGCAGCAAAATCCTGAATTCCGGTTAAGTCTGCAATTGAACTGTTTGAAATGTCTAATGTTGTAATTGATGCAATATCTTCAGTAACAACTTTTCCATTTTTACCATCTTTATCTATATTTAATAGAATCAATTTATCTTCAAAATTTGGATCAGGAATCAAAGTAAAAGGTCTGCAATCTGTATTAAATTCGGCTGTTGCATCTTTAATAGCGGACCATGTTGCAACAGAATAAGCAACGTCATCAACCTGAATACATTTTAAATCAGGATTGTTAGAAAAATTAGAAAAAGTAAGATCTAAATTCGTATTTCCGCCATTTTTTAAATTTAAGGAAGTCAATTTATTATTCTCACAAGCCAATTCAGTTATTTTAGGATTTTTAGAAATATCTAAGCTTGTTAATTGATTGTCTAAACAATCGAAAAGAACTAATTCTGTGTTTTTTGAAACATTTATCTCTGTCAATTTGTTATCGTTACACATGAAGTTCTGAAGCAAAATGTTATTAGAAACATCTAAACTTGTGATTTGATTGGTGTAAGCGTAAAAATTTACCAATGCTGTGTTTTTCGAAACATTTATACCAGTAATCTGATTGTAACCGCAATTCAAATCGGTTAAAGCCAGGTTGTTTTCAACATTTAAATCTGTCAGTTTATTTATTGAACAGGAAAGATCTTTTAGTGCAGTTAATGTCGAAATATCTAAAGTCGTTAATTTATTAGCGCTACATCCTAAAGTAGTCAACGCTGTATTTTTAGAAACATTTAAAGTAACTAATTGATTTTTTTGAGCTTGTAAATTTTCTAATTTAGTATTGCTTGATAAATCTAAGTTTGTTAAAAGGTTTTGAGAAACATATAAGTCTGTTAAAGCCTTAAAATCCTGAATACCTGTTAAGTCTGAAATAGAACTTTTAGAAACATTTAAAGATGTTAATGAAGCAATATTTGATGTTAGTACTTTTCCGTTTTTACCATCTTTATCAATATCTAAAGCAATTAGTTTATCCTCAAAATTAGGGTCAGGAATCAAAGTATAAGTGCTGCAATCTAAATTATAAGAAGCTGAAACGTCTTTTAAAGTTGTCCAATTTGCATCTGAATAAGTTACATCATCAACCTGAATACAAGTTAATTTTAGATTTGAAGTAAAAGTTAGATTTGCTTTATCTAATAAAGTATTGTTTCCGTTTTGTAGATTCAAACTTTCAAGACTATTGATGTTACAACGAAAGATTGTTAACAATGGATTTTTTGAAACATCTAAAGTTTTTATTTTATTTTCTTCACAAGAGAATGTTTTTAAAGCAGTATTTTTAGATACATCTAATACTTCTAATTGATTTCGACCGCAAGTAAATTCGCTTAAAGCTAAATTTGCAGAGACATCTAAAACAGGTAATTTGTTTCGTTGGCACCATAAGGTTACCAAAGTACTGTTGTTAGAAAAATTTAAACTGGTTAATGCATTATCTGTACAATAAATATTAGTTAACGCAGTATTAGCCGAAAAATCTAAACTTGTTAGTAAGTTATTATTACCATTAAAATATTCTAAAAGTGTGTTTTTTGAAGTATTCAATGAAGTCAACTTGTTGTTTCCGAAATACAAACGTTTTAGATTTACTAAATTTTCGATGTTTAAATCGGTAAGCTGATTTTTTTCAGCATGGAAACTGGTTAATTTTACATTGTTCGAAAGATTTACACTTGTTAATGCATTGTTTGAAAAATCAACTGCTTCTAAAGAAACAAAATCTTCAATTCCGGTTAAATCCGTAATACCGCTTCCGCTAACATTTAAAGCTTTAACAGATGCAATACTTGTTGTAATAACCTTTCCGTTTTTACCATCAGTATCAATACTTAAAGCAATTAATTTGTCTTCAAATTTTGCATCAGGAATTAATGTATAAACGTTACAATCCAGATTATAACTTGTAGTATTATCTTTTTGGATTTTCCAGTTTGCAAGAGCAAAATCAACATCTGCAACCTGAACACATTTTAATGTGCTGTTTAAATAGGTATTTACTTCTGTTAATTTATTATTTTTAGAAAGATCCAAACTTGTTAGTTTGTTATTATATAAGACTAACTTTTTTAGTTCTGTATTATTAGAAACATCAATCGTTGTCAAACCACTAGAAGTAGCAGATAGTTCGTTTAATAGTTTGTTGTTTGAAACGTCTAGTGATGTCAAGTTTTTACTAGAACATTCTAATACAGTTAAGTTTATATTATTTGAAACATCTAATGTGTTTGCTTCTAAATTGTTGCATTTTAATGTTTTTAAAGCTGTATTTTTAGTAACATTTAATTTCTGCATTTTGCTTGGTGGAGTAATCAATACTTCCAGAGCAGCAAAATCTTCTATACCGGTTAGGTCTTTAATGTCTACATAGTTTGTGTAATTCAAGTCAAGCTCCTTAATTGTAGTTGCAACAGCTGCTGTTAATACTTTTCCGTCTATTACACTACCAGCACCTTTAATGGCCAAATAACCTTCAAATGCCGGATCAGGAATTAAAGTATATTTTGGAGTTTCGCATACAGCCGAAAAATGCTTCCAGTCTTCCTTGCTCACAGACCAGTTAGCTTCTGAAAATTGAGGATCATCAACTAGAATACAATATAAACCAGGAGTCTTTTTTAAATATAAATTAGCAGGATTAATAGAAGTATTGGTTCCGTTTTTTAGATTCAATGTTTCTAAATACTCAGCATTTTCACAAATTAGCATTTTTAATGCGGCATTTTTTGAAAGGTCAAGATTGCTAATTTTTGTTTGTGAAATTGACAATACACTTAAATTGATATTGTTTGAAAGATCGATGCTTTGAATTTGAGAACAATAATTAAGATTAAGGTCTTTTAAAGCAATGTTTTGAGAAAAATCAAGATTAGGTAAATTACTAGATTGAAAACTAATTTTTTCCAATAACGGATTAGTACTAAAATCCGGATTTGTAATTTTTTGATCATTTAATTCCAAAGTTCTTAAGTTTTGGTTTTGAGAAAGATCAATACTTGTGATTAATCCTCCTCCGGCCATTCCTCCTCCGGAAATTGTCAGTGATCTTAACTTTAGATTTGCAGAAACATCTATACTCGTTAAAGGAGTTCTAACGAATGAAAGTATTTCGAGATTGACATTTTTAGATAAATCCAGTGTGCTTTTTTGTAATCCGTCAAATCTAAGATCATATAAAGCGAGGTTTTTTGACAAATCTACAGTTGTTACATCATTAAAAGAACATCTGAAATTCTGTAGCGCCGTAAAATCTTCAATACCGGTTAAATCTGTAATAGAGTTATTAGAAAGGTCTAGAGATGTTACGCCAGAAATATTTGCAGTAGGTACTTGTCCGTCTGCTGGTGCTGTATCATAACCTAAAGCTATTAATTTGTTTTCAAAATTAATGTCCGGTATTGCGGTGTTTTGTGCATAAATAGAAAAATTTGCTAATAACAGCAACAAGAGTAGTTTTGTTTTCATAGATTGAGTTTATGATTCAGTGGCGCAATTGTACAAATTACAATTGTAAATTCCTTACGGGAACCCGTAAAGCGGGGAATTAAAGATTTTAAAAAACAGTAAAATATAATTCATTAAACTAAAAAAATCCCATTCGCCGGGGCGAATGAGATTTTTAGTTTTAACAATTTAATTCTAACTTAATTTTAATTGGTTTTGAACTTCCAAACCTGACCAACAGTTTCCCCACCTTTATTATCTTTTACTACAACTTTCCAGAAATATTCTTTTGTAGCATTTAGGGTTACATCAAATGAAGTTGCACTTGTGTTTTCGCTAACTTTTACCGTTGGTGGATTTGTAGTTCCAAAATACACATCATATGTAAGAACATCTGTCGCATCGACGTCTGAAGCATTCCATTTTAAAGTTGCCGTTGCAGTATTCAAAAGAGAATTAACCGCCGGTTGTACTAATTCCGGAGAAAATGGTAAATGATTTACAACAGCTTCACCAGTAGTATAAAGCTTATAAGTAGGCGAATAAGCACTTGATAATCCTTTGCTGTCTGTAGCTTTTACTCTCCAGTAATACGGTGTGTTTTTGTCTAAACTTATCGAAGAACTATTCGCATTAACGTCGTTTGTTTTTACGATTTGAGTAAAGGCATTATCTTTTGCTACCTGAATTTGGTAGGTAATGACATCATTATTAGCATCTGTAGAAGCATTCCATTGAAAGCCAACGGTATTATCTACGCATAATTTATTATCAACCGGAGCTGTTAAAGCAGGAACAGTAGGAGCAACATTCACAACTTCAGGAGTTGCAGAATCATCACTTCCGCCGCCACATGAAACAAGCGAAAATCCAATAATTGACAGGTATATAAACTTCTTCATTTTTATTTTTTTATAATTTTTAGATATTCCGGAGTTTCTAAATAGACTTTTACAGCATAAATTCCTGAAGCTTGATTTTCAAGATTCAATAATGCTTTTCCATTTTCGATAGTATAAGTTTTACCAGAAATTAATTGACCTCCAAAATTGTACAACTCTATTTTAACTTCTGTTTTATTTGTTGGAATTTGAATTTCAAAACTTCCCGAAGTTGGATTTGGATATGCAGACAAAATTTGTGATTCGAAATCTGAAACAGAAACTTTTTTAGCAAAAACACCTTCACACGCTTTGGCAGTTGTAACTTCTACTACCGCATTTTTATCAACATTTACAGAGAAAGCTGCGTCATTGGTTTGAAACTGTTTAGCTCCATCAACAAAAACTGTAAATGGTGCAGTTCCTTGTGTAATTTCAACATCAACAGTTTTCGATGTTATGCTTGATTTTCCTGTAATAGTAACGGCTTTTGCAATTGTTAGATTAAAAGTTTGTTCATATACTTCTCCCGGAATTGTTACAATAACAGCATAAGTTCCTGGTGCCAGATTATTAACTTTTAGACTCTTGTTTGTAAATGTGCTGGTTTTTCCGTTTACGCTTGCAGTATATGAAAATTCGGCAGTTGCGGTTATGCTAATTTCGCCATTGTTTTCTCCAACACAAGATTCACCTTTTGTTTCTACAGTAAAGTTTTTTGAAGGTAAACTAAAGCTGCATTCTGTATTATAACTTGCAGTTTTATCTTTAAAAGTAGCCCAAGTTTTATTAGAATAATCAACATCATCAACAAGTATACAAGTTAAATTTGGATTATTTGTAAAAACACTGTTATACACAATTTCAAACTTTGTATTGTTGCCATTTTTTAAATTTAATTTGGTCATATTATTGCTTCCACATAACAGTTGCTTCATGTTTGGATTAGCAGATATGTCTAAACTAGCTATTTTATTACCGCTACAGTATAAACGTTCTAATACAGGGTTTTTTGATACATCTATGCTTGTTAGTTGGTTATACTCACAGGCTAAAAAAGTTAAGCCTGGTTTTTGAGATACATCTAATGTTGTTAACTGATTAAAAGAACATTGTAGATTCTCTAAAGCAGGATATTTAGAAAGATCCAGACTTGTTATTTGATTAGATTCGCAGGAAATAAATTTTAAAAGTTTATTGGCAGAAAAATCAATAGATGTTAGTTTATTATTACTCACATTAATAGAGGTTAGCTTTAGGTTTTTAGATACATCTAATCCAACAATTTTATCGTTTGAACTACAATCTAAAACTTCTAAATCAAGATTTTGAGAAAGGTCTAAACTTGTTAATAAACCTTGTAGGGGACTATAATTACCTTCTTCATTAGATGCAGCACATGCTAAACTCTTAAGTTTTTTGTTTGCAGTAACATCCAGGCTTGTCAATCTGTTTAGAGAACAATCAAGTTTCGTTAATTCTAAATTTTTTGATACATTAAGTGTTGTTAAATTATTTCTATAAAGATTTAATTCAGTTAAAGCTAAATTATTAGAAACGTCCAGAGTTTCTAATTTAGTTTGATAAGAGGTTAGTTTTCTTAAAGCTAAATTGTGAGAGATGTCAATTGTTTTTAGAACACCACTGTTATAAGAAGGTAATGTTAATTCTTCAAGTGCTGTAAAATCTGCAATTCCTGTCAGGTCTTCAATTTTTAGATTAGTGTAATAATCGCTCAAATCTAAAACCTTGATAATAGCAATTTTGCTAGTCAATACTTTACCATCTTCTACAGCATCAATACCTTTTTTTATTAGGGATTTTTCGAAATTAATATCTGGAATAAGAGTATATTTTACAGGAGCACATGGCGCATTTGTAAAAATTGTATAAGGATCAATATTTGATGTCCAATTTGCAGTAGAATAAGCAACGTCATCTACAATTAAACAGTATAAACTTGGAGTTTCACGAATAGAGAAATCAGTATCTTTTATTTTGGTATTATTGCCATTTTTTAAATTTAGCTCACTTAATAATATATTTCCAGTACAATTAAAATAAGTCAAATTAACATTTTTAGAAACATCTAAAGTTTTAAGTTGATTATAACTACCATTAAAAAAATCTAAATTTATACTAGCCGATACATTTATAGTTTGTATTAAATTTGATTGAAATTCAAGTTCAGTTAAACCAGTGTTAGCAGAAAGATCTAAACTTGTCAGTTTGTTATAAGCACAATTTAAATTCTGTAAAGAGGCTCCGCTAGAAGTTTTGAGGCTTGTCAATTTATTAGAAGAGCAATCCACAAATCTCAGTTTTGTGTTTTTAGACAAATCTAATGTAGTAAGTGAATTAGTTGTAATAAATAAATATTCTAATGTAGTATTATTTGAAAGATCTATAGTACTTAATTGGTTTCCTAAACATTTAAGATATCCCAGTACTTTATTTTTTGAAAGGTTTAAAGAGGTTAATTTATTATAACTTACTTGTAAAGTTCCTAAGTTTTCGTTTTGAGAAATATCTAAAGTAGTTAATAAATTACTAGTTAAATCTAAGAAGTTCAAAGAAGTGTTTTGTGAAAAATCTACATTTTCTAACTTATTAGCAGAAGCATTAAGATTGCTTCCTGCTTTATTGATAGTTAAACTAGTTAATAGATTATGGCTACAGTCAATATTTAATAATAATAAATTTTTTGAA
This genomic interval carries:
- a CDS encoding T9SS type A sorting domain-containing protein, translated to MKTKLLLLLLLANFSIYAQNTAIPDINFENKLIALGYDTAPADGQVPTANISGVTSLDLSNNSITDLTGIEDFTALQNFRCSFNDVTTVDLSKNLALYDLRFDGLQKSTLDLSKNVNLEILSFVRTPLTSIDVSANLKLRSLTISGGGMAGGGLITSIDLSQNQNLRTLELNDQKITNPDFSTNPLLEKISFQSSNLPNLDFSQNIALKDLNLNYCSQIQSIDLSNNINLSVLSISQTKISNLDLSKNAALKMLICENAEYLETLNLKNGTNTSINPANLYLKKTPGLYCILVDDPQFSEANWSVSKEDWKHFSAVCETPKYTLIPDPAFEGYLAIKGAGSVIDGKVLTAAVATTIKELDLNYTNYVDIKDLTGIEDFAALEVLITPPSKMQKLNVTKNTALKTLKCNNLEANTLDVSNNINLTVLECSSKNLTSLDVSNNKLLNELSATSSGLTTIDVSNNTELKKLVLYNNKLTSLDLSKNNKLTEVNTYLNSTLKCVQVADVDFALANWKIQKDNTTSYNLDCNVYTLIPDAKFEDKLIALSIDTDGKNGKVITTSIASVKALNVSGSGITDLTGIEDFVSLEAVDFSNNALTSVNLSNNVKLTSFHAEKNQLTDLNIENLVNLKRLYFGNNKLTSLNTSKNTLLEYFNGNNNLLTSLDFSANTALTNIYCTDNALTSLNFSNNSTLVTLWCQRNKLPVLDVSANLALSEFTCGRNQLEVLDVSKNTALKTFSCEENKIKTLDVSKNPLLTIFRCNINSLESLNLQNGNNTLLDKANLTFTSNLKLTCIQVDDVTYSDANWTTLKDVSASYNLDCSTYTLIPDPNFEDKLIALDIDKDGKNGKVLTSNIASLTSLNVSKSSISDLTGIQDFKALTDLYVSQNLLTNLDLSSNTKLENLQAQKNQLVTLNVSKNTALTTLGCSANKLTTLDISTLTALKDLSCSINKLTDLNVENNLALTDLNCGYNQITGINVSKNTALVNFYAYTNQITSLDVSNNILLQNFMCNDNKLTEINVSKNTELVLFDCLDNQLTSLDISKNPKITELACENNKLTSLNLKNGGNTNLDLTFSNFSNNPDLKCIQVDDVAYSVATWSAIKDATAEFNTDCRPFTLIPDPNFEDKLILLNIDKDGKNGKVVTEDIASITTLDISNSSIADLTGIQDFAALTTLNCSTNSLTALDISANKKLSVLNSSTNQITALSLDNNIALTDVNVAYNLITSLSIVKNPALIKIDFSNNALNTLNLKNGFNTNLDWFSVNFTKNPALSCIQVDNAIYSNDNWNGKLDKTSYFTEDCNAFTLIPDSNFEQKLIDLKIDIDGKNGKVLTASISKVTDLNVQLSEINDLTGIEDFTALEYLNCQFNNLSSLNVSKNSKLIELYTHGNNLTALNLTANTELTTLQANKNQITTLDISKNTKLVYINVSENKLRTLNLKNGNNNNFQGALLVKNPTLSCISVDNPSFANASTSIFFKDETASFNTECILYTLIPDVNFENKLIALGIDSGTPNGKIETSKISSITELDLYGSFITDLTGIQDFASLTSLSVMSNKLTSVDVSQNLALTYLNVSWNTLTTLDVSKNIALENLSINNNNFTSIDVSHNNNLQYFTCLSNQLTDIDVTKNQKLRSLWCSSNQITTLDLSKNTSLTAIICTDSKLSSINLKNGNNQSITNTSINLKNNPFLKCILVDNALYSNTYWTSFKDASAGFSTVDCSSVTVIPDLAFEAKLIDLGIDTDGTNGTVLNSSISSLLTLNVSNSSIKDLTGIEGFTNLKNLDCSGNLISNLNLSQNKLLATLDCNNNKLLSLNLKNGDKTNFSSGSNFSNNADLTCIQVEDADYATTTWTSIKDATASYNVDCNAYTSIPDPNFEDKLIALDIDKDGKNGKVLSASIKKVTYLDLSNSNISDATGIEDFTSLTYLDLSLNNLSTINVSQNTLLLKLDLNYNKITNLDLSTNKELFNLSFAGNQISTIDLSQNKKLHYLSADYNSLSVLDLTANNELEIISCGSNNLTTLDTSNHANLITLLCELNKISALNLSNNLKLDILQCYSNNLTSLDLSHNTELTRLNAASNNITSLDLSQNKKLVLVYLVLNPLTTLNVQNGNNENFIVPPVTGKKMVDPMNYTSFLQIKTLSCIQVDNVEFSNSKWSGIKETSATYSTTCKNLGIEDSVFEKVVMFPNPTKGEVTISNVTLEKATVYNTLGQLVRSFTLDSANTSNTIDLSGLPRGVYYVYLINQDAASAKKVIVE
- a CDS encoding T9SS type A sorting domain-containing protein, which encodes MKTKLLLLLLLANFSIFAQTNLVPNGSFEAWSSSSQPDHWNRFLSGYVSQSTTAQNGTSSTNMMIASGTFNYINTDYFAVEAGKKYRVTMYHKVVKGTFSSIDFSVYHKPGVFKEEIVKKSDVTFSTTEWRKIEFEYNSPTSENIEVDIWTNGSLDSEILVDNVSLVDVAEAPAQYTMIPDVNFEKKLIDLGIDSGAIDGKVLTSKINTLQSLNISNSSISDLSGIEDFSALYSLYCNNNNLTNLDLSKNLLLLNIDCSHNLLTSLTINKAGSNLNASANKLENVDFSQNTSLNFLDLTSNLLTTLDISQNENLGTLQVSYNKLTSLNLSKNKVLGYLKCLGNQLSTIDLSNNTTLEYLFITTNSLTTLDLSKNTKLRFVDCSSNKLTSLKTSSGASLQNLNCAYNKLTSLDLSANTGLTELEFQSNLIQTINVSASINLDFFNGSYNQLKTLDVSKNVNLTYFNCTGNILLSELNLKNGNNTKIKDTDFSIRETPSLYCLIVDDVAYSTANWTSNIDPYTIFTNAPCAPVKYTLIPDINFEKSLIKKGIDAVEDGKVLTSKIAIIKVLDLSDYYTNLKIEDLTGIADFTALEELTLPSYNSGVLKTIDISHNLALRKLTSYQTKLETLDVSNNLALTELNLYRNNLTTLNVSKNLELTKLDCSLNRLTSLDVTANKKLKSLACAASNEEGNYSPLQGLLTSLDLSQNLDLEVLDCSSNDKIVGLDVSKNLKLTSINVSNNKLTSIDFSANKLLKFISCESNQITSLDLSKYPALENLQCSFNQLTTLDVSQKPGLTFLACEYNQLTSIDVSKNPVLERLYCSGNKIASLDISANPNMKQLLCGSNNMTKLNLKNGNNTKFEIVYNSVFTNNPNLTCILVDDVDYSNKTWATFKDKTASYNTECSFSLPSKNFTVETKGESCVGENNGEISITATAEFSYTASVNGKTSTFTNKSLKVNNLAPGTYAVIVTIPGEVYEQTFNLTIAKAVTITGKSSITSKTVDVEITQGTAPFTVFVDGAKQFQTNDAAFSVNVDKNAVVEVTTAKACEGVFAKKVSVSDFESQILSAYPNPTSGSFEIQIPTNKTEVKIELYNFGGQLISGKTYTIENGKALLNLENQASGIYAVKVYLETPEYLKIIKK